One genomic region from Salvia hispanica cultivar TCC Black 2014 chromosome 2, UniMelb_Shisp_WGS_1.0, whole genome shotgun sequence encodes:
- the LOC125205388 gene encoding golgin candidate 4 isoform X2, whose amino-acid sequence MIQVIYLTTIELYKTKIKKLQESESEIKALSVNYAALLKEKEDQILRLMEENGSLKQNLLSTNAAHGAPKTILKGNGDMSPNRFSKSATKNRGAGSTLSNGVATKHDGLSNGTTSTNSRELSDAMEEKIRSFTMMQATHESQMKQMMVELDKERRKLESVQLSLQEEQRLNGSFQHDLSSLKDEKDKMLKEMNRTQDELNQKISEIGRLQMELQRSDRREPNNNLEKLKNIIASLEEENRNIKKEKEECEAALNANHSSPVRGDKPGGLHLSNNHASGMNEGLLEKEEMRKSLHKLENDLKEARMQKDKALQELNRLKQHLLDKEYEESEKMDEDSKIIEELRGIIDQQKVQISCLENALKQAISRQEEVKLSNNSEHAKAKEVIDDLKRKLSNCYSTIDAKNMEVLNLQTALGQYYAEIEAKERLAEELSVTKEESARLIKQLQEAHQLAEASKRENEELLGKLSRADIVVAEGKNRVKKLEEDNEKLRRALEQSMTRLNRMSVDSDFLVDRRIVIKLLVTYFQRNHSKEVLDLMCRMLGFSDEEKQRIGVAQLGPGKGVVRGVLGLPGRLVGGILGGGAPEAHSAMASDDQSFADLWVDFLLTETEREKREAANNSNPDQNSTGTTSPYVKTLPHGNFLRREPSDSEFSTVPLTSSESSLQGSSRLPPKY is encoded by the exons ATGATACAAGTCATTTATTTAACCACG ATCGAGctgtacaaaacaaaaattaagaagcTTCAGGAATCTGAGTCTGAAATAAAGGCTCTATCAGTTAATTATGCGGCtttattaaaggaaaaggag GATCAGATTTTGAGATTGATGGAAGAAAATGGCTCACTAAAACAGAATCTCCTTAGTACAAATGCTGCTCATGGTGCACCTAAAACTATTCTTAAG GGTAATGGTGATATGTCTCCTAATCGCTTTAGTAAATCTGCAACAAAAAACCGTGGTGCTGGAAGCACACTGTCAAATGGTGTTGCGACAAAGCATGATGGATTAAGCAATGGGACAACTTCAACCAATTCACGG GAACTCTCAGATGCTATGGAAGAAAAAATTAGATCCTTCACTATGATGCAAGCAACTCATGAATCtcaaatgaaacaaatgaTGGTTGAACTTGATAAAGAACGTCGCAAGCTGGAAAGTGTCCAGCTAAGTTTACAAG AGGAGCAGAGGTTGAACGGATCATTTCAGCATGACTTGAGCTCgttaaaagatgaaaaagataaa ATGTTGAAAGAGATGAACAGAACACAAGACGAGTTAAATCAGAAGATCTCAGAGATAGGAAGGTTGCAAATGGAGTTACAGAGAAGTGATAGAAGAGAACCAAACAACAATTTGGAGaagttgaaaaatataattgctTCTTTGGAGGAAGAGAACAGAAACATTAAG aaagaaaaagaagaatgtgAGGCTGCGTTGAATGCAAATCATTCTTCTCCAGTTCGCGGCGACAAACCTGGTGGCCTGCATCTTTCGAATAACCATGCAAGTGGCATGAATGAG GGATTGTTAGAGAAGGAGGAAATGCGGAAGTCTTTGCATAAACTAGAAAATGACCTTAAGGAAGCACGTATGCAAAAGGACAAAGCCTTGCAAGAATTAAATCGTCTCAAGCAACATTTGTTGGACAAG GAATACGAAGAATCAGAGAAAATGGATGAGGACAGTAAGATTATTGAGGAACTGCGAGGAATCATTGACCAACAAAAGGTTCAAATATCATGTTTGGAGAATGCTCTTAAGCAGGCAATCTCAAGACAAGAAGAAGTAAAACTGTCCAATAATAGTGAACACGCGAAGGCTAAAGAAGTTATAGATGatcttaaaagaaaattgagcAACTGTTACAGCACAATAGATGCCAAGAATATGGAAGTTCTTAATCTGCAAACTGCTCTTGGGCAGTACTATGCTGAAATTGAGGCTAAG GAACGTCTTGCCGAAGAGTTGTCAGTCACAAAAGAGGAATCAGCTAGGCTTATCAAGCAGCTACAG GAAGCACACCAACTAGCAGAAGCATCAAAGAGGGAAAACGAGGAACTTTTGGGAAAGCTTTCACGAGCTGATATTGTGGTTGCGGAAGGAAAGAACAGAGTTAAGAAACTTGAGGAAGATAATGAAAAACTCCGTAGAGCACTTGAGCAAAGCATGACAAGATTAAACAGGATGTCTGTGGACTCTGATTTTCTTGTTGACAG GCGCATTGTGATCAAATTACTTGTGACATACTTCCAGAGAAACCACAGTAAAGAG GTTCTCGATCTAATGTGTCGCATGCTGGGATTTTCTGAcgaagaaaaacaaagaattgGTGTTGCTCAGCTAGGGCCTGGCAAAGGTGTAGTTCGAGGTGTATTAGGCCTTCCAGGTCGGCTTGTTGGGGGCATCCTGGGTGGCGGTGCCCCTGAAGCTCACTCAGCTATGGCATCTGATGACCAG TCATTTGCAGATTTGTGGGTGGACTTTCTTCTCACCGAGACGGAAAGGGAAAAGAGGGAGGCTGCCAATAATTCAAATCCAGATCAAAACTCTACAGGAACCACATCCCCTTATGTCAAAACATTACCTCATGGAAACTTCTTGCGACGCGAACCTTCAGATTCAGAGTTTTCAACGGTTCCTCTCACCTCATCAGAAAGCAGTTTGCAAGGTTCATCAAGACTTCCACCAAAATACTGA
- the LOC125205388 gene encoding golgin candidate 4 isoform X1 produces MPMWSSVANLKESLSKIALDVHDDDDDEELSMYTSPPRNASSGSERRVSRNSSAPTHSPIINGFDSPPNHEIELYKTKIKKLQESESEIKALSVNYAALLKEKEDQILRLMEENGSLKQNLLSTNAAHGAPKTILKGNGDMSPNRFSKSATKNRGAGSTLSNGVATKHDGLSNGTTSTNSRELSDAMEEKIRSFTMMQATHESQMKQMMVELDKERRKLESVQLSLQEEQRLNGSFQHDLSSLKDEKDKMLKEMNRTQDELNQKISEIGRLQMELQRSDRREPNNNLEKLKNIIASLEEENRNIKKEKEECEAALNANHSSPVRGDKPGGLHLSNNHASGMNEGLLEKEEMRKSLHKLENDLKEARMQKDKALQELNRLKQHLLDKEYEESEKMDEDSKIIEELRGIIDQQKVQISCLENALKQAISRQEEVKLSNNSEHAKAKEVIDDLKRKLSNCYSTIDAKNMEVLNLQTALGQYYAEIEAKERLAEELSVTKEESARLIKQLQEAHQLAEASKRENEELLGKLSRADIVVAEGKNRVKKLEEDNEKLRRALEQSMTRLNRMSVDSDFLVDRRIVIKLLVTYFQRNHSKEVLDLMCRMLGFSDEEKQRIGVAQLGPGKGVVRGVLGLPGRLVGGILGGGAPEAHSAMASDDQSFADLWVDFLLTETEREKREAANNSNPDQNSTGTTSPYVKTLPHGNFLRREPSDSEFSTVPLTSSESSLQGSSRLPPKY; encoded by the exons ATCGAGctgtacaaaacaaaaattaagaagcTTCAGGAATCTGAGTCTGAAATAAAGGCTCTATCAGTTAATTATGCGGCtttattaaaggaaaaggag GATCAGATTTTGAGATTGATGGAAGAAAATGGCTCACTAAAACAGAATCTCCTTAGTACAAATGCTGCTCATGGTGCACCTAAAACTATTCTTAAG GGTAATGGTGATATGTCTCCTAATCGCTTTAGTAAATCTGCAACAAAAAACCGTGGTGCTGGAAGCACACTGTCAAATGGTGTTGCGACAAAGCATGATGGATTAAGCAATGGGACAACTTCAACCAATTCACGG GAACTCTCAGATGCTATGGAAGAAAAAATTAGATCCTTCACTATGATGCAAGCAACTCATGAATCtcaaatgaaacaaatgaTGGTTGAACTTGATAAAGAACGTCGCAAGCTGGAAAGTGTCCAGCTAAGTTTACAAG AGGAGCAGAGGTTGAACGGATCATTTCAGCATGACTTGAGCTCgttaaaagatgaaaaagataaa ATGTTGAAAGAGATGAACAGAACACAAGACGAGTTAAATCAGAAGATCTCAGAGATAGGAAGGTTGCAAATGGAGTTACAGAGAAGTGATAGAAGAGAACCAAACAACAATTTGGAGaagttgaaaaatataattgctTCTTTGGAGGAAGAGAACAGAAACATTAAG aaagaaaaagaagaatgtgAGGCTGCGTTGAATGCAAATCATTCTTCTCCAGTTCGCGGCGACAAACCTGGTGGCCTGCATCTTTCGAATAACCATGCAAGTGGCATGAATGAG GGATTGTTAGAGAAGGAGGAAATGCGGAAGTCTTTGCATAAACTAGAAAATGACCTTAAGGAAGCACGTATGCAAAAGGACAAAGCCTTGCAAGAATTAAATCGTCTCAAGCAACATTTGTTGGACAAG GAATACGAAGAATCAGAGAAAATGGATGAGGACAGTAAGATTATTGAGGAACTGCGAGGAATCATTGACCAACAAAAGGTTCAAATATCATGTTTGGAGAATGCTCTTAAGCAGGCAATCTCAAGACAAGAAGAAGTAAAACTGTCCAATAATAGTGAACACGCGAAGGCTAAAGAAGTTATAGATGatcttaaaagaaaattgagcAACTGTTACAGCACAATAGATGCCAAGAATATGGAAGTTCTTAATCTGCAAACTGCTCTTGGGCAGTACTATGCTGAAATTGAGGCTAAG GAACGTCTTGCCGAAGAGTTGTCAGTCACAAAAGAGGAATCAGCTAGGCTTATCAAGCAGCTACAG GAAGCACACCAACTAGCAGAAGCATCAAAGAGGGAAAACGAGGAACTTTTGGGAAAGCTTTCACGAGCTGATATTGTGGTTGCGGAAGGAAAGAACAGAGTTAAGAAACTTGAGGAAGATAATGAAAAACTCCGTAGAGCACTTGAGCAAAGCATGACAAGATTAAACAGGATGTCTGTGGACTCTGATTTTCTTGTTGACAG GCGCATTGTGATCAAATTACTTGTGACATACTTCCAGAGAAACCACAGTAAAGAG GTTCTCGATCTAATGTGTCGCATGCTGGGATTTTCTGAcgaagaaaaacaaagaattgGTGTTGCTCAGCTAGGGCCTGGCAAAGGTGTAGTTCGAGGTGTATTAGGCCTTCCAGGTCGGCTTGTTGGGGGCATCCTGGGTGGCGGTGCCCCTGAAGCTCACTCAGCTATGGCATCTGATGACCAG TCATTTGCAGATTTGTGGGTGGACTTTCTTCTCACCGAGACGGAAAGGGAAAAGAGGGAGGCTGCCAATAATTCAAATCCAGATCAAAACTCTACAGGAACCACATCCCCTTATGTCAAAACATTACCTCATGGAAACTTCTTGCGACGCGAACCTTCAGATTCAGAGTTTTCAACGGTTCCTCTCACCTCATCAGAAAGCAGTTTGCAAGGTTCATCAAGACTTCCACCAAAATACTGA
- the LOC125205389 gene encoding reticulon-like protein B5 produces MAEQEEISDPRTESLTDRISDKIHGDGDADADGEGDVHTSSSSSSSDSEQEDDKGATESAVKEKTYQAFRPEKPVHKVFGGGKPADVFLWRNKKISALLLGVATVVWVFFELLEYHLLTLVCHIAILMLSLSFLWSNASVLLNKWPPHIPEVRLPQEPFVEIASALCSEINHAFAVLRYIASGRDLKKFLGIVFGLWFLSIVGSCCSFLTLSYIIFVLLHTVPVLYEKYGDKIEPYTEKAMHEIRKQYAVFDHKILSKIPKGALDKKRA; encoded by the exons ATGGCGGAGCAGGAGGAGATATCAGATCCTAGAACGGAGTCGTTGACTGATAGAATCTCCGATAAGATTCATGGAGACGGAGACGCCGACGCCGACGGGGAAGGGGACGTGCACACAAGTTCTTCTTCGTCGTCGTCTGACTCTGAGCAAGAGGATGACAAAGGAGCAACGGAATCTGCGGTCAAGGAGAAGACTTATCAAGCGTTCCGCCCTGAAAAGCCGGTTCACAAGGTTTTTGGTGGAGGCAAGC CTGCTGATGTGTTCTTGTGGaggaacaagaaaatatctgCCTTGCTGCTTGGTGTAGCAACGGTAGTCTGGGTGTTTTTCGAGTTACTTGAATACCATTTGCTCACTCTGGTCTGTCACATTGCAATCCTCATGCTGTCTCTTTCGTTCTTATGGTCCAATGCTTCAGTTTTACTCAACAA GTGGCCGCCCCATATTCCAGAAGTTCGCCTCCCCCAGGAGCCGTTTGTAGAAATTGCTTCAGCTCTTTGCTCTGAGATCAATCATGCATTTGCAGTGCTGAGATATATTGCATCTGGCAGGGATCTTAAGAAATTCCTTGGG ATTGTATTTGGTCTTTGGTTTCTTTCGATCGTGGGCAGCTGCTGCAGCTTCTTGACATTGTCTTATATAA TATTTGTGTTGCTGCACACCGTGCCTGTTTTGTACGAGAAGTATGGTGATAAGATTGAGCCGTATACTGAGAAAGCAATGCATGAGATCCGAAAGCAGTATGCAGTCTTCGACCACAAAATCTTGAGCAAGATACCCAAGGGAGCACTAGACAAGAAACGAGCATAG
- the LOC125203116 gene encoding probable WRKY transcription factor 43: protein MDPPPLLQQHPSQFSQNPFPEMDQKLLGNFVPKIEVGSSRNERGNYGQRFAFQTRSQEDILDDGYRWRKYGQKSLKNSTFPRSYYRCTHHTCNVKKQVERLSKDSSIVMTTYEGTHNHPSEKLMHSLTPLLKQFHSLTSANNLPL from the exons ATGGACCCACCACCGCTGTTACAACAACACCCATCTCAGTTTTCTCAAAATCCTTTTCCAGAAATGGATCAGAAATTGTTGGGAAATTTTGTGCCTAAAATTGAGGTTGGTAGTAGCAGAAATGAAAGAGGAAATTATGGGCAGCGGTTTGCGTTTCAGACGAGGAGCCAAGAGGATATACTTGATGATGGCTATCGCTGGAGAAAATATGGCCAAAAATCTCTCAAGAATAGCACCTTCCCTCG AAGCTATTACCGGTGCACACATCACACGTGCAATGTGAAGAAACAAGTAGAGAGGCTAAGCAAAGACAGCAGCATTGTGATGACAACCTACGAGGGAACTCACAACCATCCATCTGAGAAGCTCATGCACTCTCTAACTCCTCTTCTTAAACAGTTTCATTCCCTCACTTCTGCTAATAACTTGCCTCtctaa
- the LOC125207101 gene encoding 39S ribosomal protein L46, mitochondrial-like, giving the protein MHRTVEYSRLLARPFLTAARGFCTSLSKSGGEKIVASVLFERLPVVIPKIDPIVYAFKEFSFRWQQQYRKEYPDTFLQKSNARGQGDHHIEYTPAPRITEADKTNDKKSLQRALDRRLYLLLYGSSYDSNRTSVWHFPEKVYDSEPTLRKCAESALESVVGDLSKTYFVGNAPMGHTVIQPAENDKVDAPSKRFFFKSQLIATSKLKIGKCEDYLWVTKNELLEYFPQHAEYLNKMIIS; this is encoded by the exons ATGCACCGAACTGTGGAGTACTCGAGGTTACTAGCTCGACCGTTTCTGACGGCTGCGCGTGGCTTCTGTACATCGCTGTCCAAGAGCGGCGGTGAGAAGATCGTTGCTTCCGTACTGTTCGAGAGGCTTCCGGTTGTGATACCGAAAATCGATCCTATCGTTTATGCATTTAAGGAATTCTC GTTCCGATGGCAACAGCAGTATAGAAAAGAATATCCTGATACGTTCTTGCAGAAATCCAATGCAAG GGGACAAGGAGATCATCATATTGAGTATACGCCGGCTCCACGGATCACTGAAGCAGATAAAACCAATGATAAAAA GTCACTGCAGAGAGCACTTGACCGAAGACTCTATCTTCTTTTGTATGGTTCTTCATATGATTCTAATAGAACATCTGTGTGGCACTTTCCCGAGAAGGTTTACGACTCTGAACCAACACTACGCAAG TGTGCGGAATCTGCTTTAGAATCTGTGGTGGGGGATCTTTCGAAAACTTATTTTGTTGGAAATGCTCCAATGGGCCATACAGTTATTCAGCCAGCAGAAAATGACAAGGTCGATGCACCTTCCAAG CGTTTCTTTTTCAAAAGTCAACTCATCGCAACGAGCAAGCTCAAGATCGGAAAGTGTGAAGATTACTTATGGGTGACAAAGAATGAGCTATTGGAGTATTTTCCTCAGCATGCTGAATACCTCAATAAGATGATCATCAGCTGA
- the LOC125207099 gene encoding proline iminopeptidase codes for MRAIGAPLLLLPPLHSLRIIPSASPYFSPSPLRPLLNFLYFHSSTRPVAGIASSMAAAGERITSGWFSVPDLRLRNHRFTVPLDYSLSDPASQKISVFVREVVGVGKEELDLPFLLYLQGGPGFECMRPAEAGGWISKACEEYRVVLLDQRGTGLSTPLTTSSMSQFKSAEKLVDYLKHFRADNIVRDAEFVRRRLVPDSRPWTVMGQSYGGFCAVTYLSFAPQGLRQVLLTGGVPPIGSGCTADAVYRACFDQIVKQNEKYYQRFPEDIHIVQEIVKYLAESEGGGVPLPSGGILTPRGLQLLGLAGLGSSTGFERLHYMLERVWDPILVPGAPKRISYVFLNAYEKWLDFDSNPLYALMHESIYCQGASSSWSAHRIRAENESQFDAMKAIKEGRPVLFTGEMIFPWIFDEMQALKPLKEAAHLLAEKKDWPPLYDVATLKNNKVPVAAAVYYEDMYVNFKLVMETTPLIAGIRLWITNEYMHSGLRDGGSHVMDHLLGLLKGKKPLF; via the exons atgcGGGCGATCGGGGCACCCCTATTATTGCTACCACCACTCCACTCTCTCCGTATTATCCCGTCTGCTTCTCCATATTTCTCGCCATCTCCACTCCGACCTCTgctcaattttttatacttccACTCCTCAACAAGACCGGTCGCCGGAATCGCATCATCAATGGCCGCCGCCGGCGAACGCATCACGAGCGGTTGGTTCTCAGTGCCGGACCTCCGCCTCCGGAACCACAGATTCACCGTGCCTCTCGATTACTCTCTCTCTGATCCTGCGTCGCAGAAGATCTCCGTCTTTGTCCGCGAAGTCGTTGGTG TTGGGAAGGAAGAACTAGATCTCCCCTTTTTACTGTACTTGCAAGGAGGCCCAGGTTTTGAGTGCATGCGACCAGCTGAAGCTGGTGGATGGATAAGCAAAGCATGTGAAGAGTATCGCGTTGTTTTACTGGACCAG CGAGGAACAGGCTTATCGACACCTTTAACAACATCTTCGATGTCGCAATTTAAATCTGCTGAGAAGTTGGTTGACTACTTGAAACATTTCCGAGCTGACAACATAGTGAGGGATGCTGAATTTGTTCGCAGAAGGCTCGTCCCTGATTCTAGGCCATGGACGGTGATGGGACAG AGTTATGGTGGTTTTTGTGCTGTGACTTACCTAAGTTTTGCTCCACAAGGACTGAGGCAAGTCCTTTTAACTGGTGGAGTCCCTCCAATAGGAAGTGGATGCACTGCGGATGCTGTTTACAGAGCTTGTTTTGATCAGATTGTGAAGCAGAATGAGAAGTATTACCAGAGGTTTCCTGAAGATATACATATTGTCCAagaaattgtaaaatatttagcAGAATCTGAAGGTGGTGGG GTACCTCTTCCATCTGGTGGCATCTTAACACCACGAGGATTACAGCTTTTAGGTTTGGCGGGTTTAGGATCAAGTACTGGTTTTGAACGTTTGCATTATAT GTTGGAGAGAGTATGGGATCCTATTTTAGTTCCAGGTGCCCCAAAGAGAATTAGTTATGTCTTTCTAAATGCA TATGAGAAGTGGTTGGATTTTGATAGTAATCCTCTATATGCTCTCATGCATGAGTCCATTTACTGTCAG GGTGCTTCTTCAAGTTGGTCTGCTCACAGGATAAGAGCTGAAAATGAGAGTCAGTTTGATGCAATGAAGGCCATCAAAGAAGGACGTCCGGTGCTGTTTACTGGAGAG ATGATATTTCCATGGATATTCGATGAAATGCAAGCCTTGAAGCCTCTGAAAGAGGCTGCTCATTTATTGGCCGAGAAAAAGGACTGGCCTCCTTTGTACGATGTTGCCACATTGAAAAATAACAAG GTCCCTGTTGCTGCTGCAGTTTACTACGAAGATATGTATGTAAACTTCAAGCTAGTGATGGAAACGACTCCTTTGATAGCAGGGATCAGATTGTGGATCACAAATGAATACATGCATTCTGGTCTGAGAGATGGAGGTAGCCATGTTATGGATCATCTACTAGGCCTGCTCAAAGGGAAAAAGcctcttttttaa